A window of Kribbella sp. NBC_00382 genomic DNA:
CGGCTGATACAAGCCGGTCGCAGACCTCCTGGGCCGGACCGGCCGGAGTGGTGATGACACCGATCGAGACCCGGTCGGCGGCGACGATCTCCTCCAGCTCGGCGAAGTCCCGGACGATCATGTCGCCGATCTGCTCGCCGACCAGGTTCGGGTCCGCGTCCAGCAGCGCGACGATCCGGAAGCCGCGGGTGCCGAAGCCGGAGTAGTTGGCCAGCGCGTGGCCCAGGTTTCCGATCCCGACGATGACGACGGCCCAGTCCTGGGTGACGCCGATCTCGCGGGCGATCTGGTAGCGCAGGTACTCGACGTCGTAGCCGACCCCGCGGGTGCCGTAGGACCCCAGGTAGGACAGGTCCTTGCGCAGCTTGGCCGAGTTGACCCCGGCCGCGGTCGCCAGATCCTCGCTCGACGCGGTGGCGATGCCACTGTCCGACAAGGCGGTCAGGGCCCGCAGGTACACCGGCAAGCGCGCGACAGTGGCCTCGGGAATGCCGCGTTCGGTTCTCGTCGGCGCGCCGGGGCGACGGCTGCGGGCAGGCGTCACAATTCTCCTGGCTCGGATTGTCGCTTGGGGTGGTTCGCGAGTCACCGCCTCACGGCTGGCGACGACCCCACTCTAGGAGCTTGTGAACGTGAGAACAAAATCGAGAAGCTGGCAAGTGGTCAAGAGCACTAAGTTGTCAAGGCCCTCTTGAGGCGGACCGGGTCGACTCGCCAGAAGTCGTGCTGGCGGCCGTCGACGAAGGTGACCGGGATCTGCTCGCCGTACTCCTTGAAGAGCTGCTCGTCCTGGGTGATGTCGATCTCGTTCCAGCCGACGCCGAGCTCGGCGCAGACCTGGGTCACGATCGCCCGGGCGTCGTCGCAGAGGTGACAGCCCGGCTTGCCGTAGAGGGTCACCCGGTCGGCGCTCACCGGTCCGCCTCGCGCAGCCGGCCCTTCGCCACCTTGCCGGTGACCGAGTGCGGCAGGTGGTCGACGACCTCGATCTCGACCGGGCACTTGAACCGGGCGAGCCGCGTACCGGCGTACTCGCCGATCTCGGCCGGGTCGAGCGCAGCACCGGTCTCCGGTACTACGAAAGCCTTGACCGCCTCGCCGGTGTCGTCGGACGGTACGCCGATGACCGCCGCCTCCCGTACCCCCGGAGCCTGGACGAGGACCTCCTCGACCTCGCTCGGGAACACGTTGAAGCCGGAGACGATGATCAGCTCGCGGAGGCGGTCGACCAGGAACAGGTCACCGTCGGCGTCCAGGAAGCCGACATCGCCGGTGCGGTACCAGCCCTCGCCGTCCGGGCCGTCGACGCCGTCCGGCCAGTAGCCCGAGAACAGGTTCTTGCCGCGGATCAGGATCTCGCCCGGGTCGTCGCCCTCGACTTCCTCACCCTGCTCGTCGGCGATCCGCAGGTCGACCCCCGGCAGCGGCCGGCCGACGGAGCCCGGCTTGGGGTTGTGCTCGCCGAGCGTCGTGGTGACGCCGGGCGAGGCCTCGGTCAGGCCGTAGCCCTGATGCACGAACAGTCCGCTGGCCTGCTCGAACCGGTCCGCGAGTCCGCGGTCGAGGGTCGACGCGCCGGTGAGTACGACCTTGACCGTACCGAGCGCTTCCTTGAGGTCCGGGCGGGCGATGAACGCGTTCAGGGCCGGGGGCGCGAGCGGGAGGCGCGTCACGGCGTACCGGCGGACCAGATCGATGGTGGCGGTCGAGTCGAAGCGTGCCTCGATGATCAGTTGTGCCCCGGTCGCGACGGCCCAGCCGAGCACCGCATTGAGGCCGAACGCGTGGAACATCGGCAACACGCAGAGCACCACGTCCTCGGGGCCCATCCGGTCCTCGCCGAGGTCGGCCAGATTCCGGACATTCGCGCCGAGCGCCCGGTGGGTCAGCATCGCCGCGCGCGGGTCGCCGCTCGTACCGGACGTGTAGAGCAGGACCGCGAGGGCCTCCGGGTCGGTCTGCGGCGTAAGCGGAGCGTGACCGTTGAGCTCGCCGGCCCGGACCACTCTGATGCCCTCGGCCTTGTCCGCGAGGTCCCCGTCGGCGACCGCCAGCCGGGCTCCGGAGTGCGCGATCACGTTGCTGATCTCGCCCTTGGTCAGGCCCGTGTTCAGCGGTACGGCGACCAGCCCGGCGCGAAGACATCCCAGGTAGGAGGTCACAAACTCGATACTGTTCGCCATCAGCAGCACCACCCGGTACCCCGGCACCAGACCCGCGGCCGAGTACCCCCGGGCGGCCGCGTCAACGGCCGCGTCGAGCTGGCTCCAGGTCAGTCGCCGGTCACCGTCGACCAGCGCCGGACGTTCGCCGTGACGTTGCGCTGTGTCACGAAGAACATCCGCGAAGTTGAAGTTCACCAGGCGAGTCTGTCACGAGACCGCTAGGGTCCTTTCTGTGACTCGACCTACGACGCGTGATCTGCGCGCCCGGTCGGTACTGGCCGGTGAGGCGAGTGCCGCCGCGGCCGAGCTGGAGGCGGCGCTGCAGACCCCGCCGGTGACGCATGCGGCCGCGTTCTTCGACCTGGACAACACGATGCTGCAGGGCGCCTCGGTGTACCACCTGGCCAGAGGTCTGTACCGGCGCAAGTTCTTCACCGGCGCCGAGATCGCCCGCAAGGCGGTCGACCAGCTCCGCTTCCGGCTGCAGGGCGAAACGCCCGAATCGGTCGCGAACGCGCGCTCGTCCGCGCTCTCGTTCATCGCCGGGCACCGGGTGGCCGAAGTACAGATTCTGGTCGAGGAGATCTTCGACGAGCTGATGGCCGACAAGATCTGGCCGGGCACCAAAGCCTTCGCCCAGCAGCACCTGGACGCGGGCGAACGGGTCTGGCTGGTGACCGCCTCGCCGGTCGAGGTCGCCCGCCTGATGGCGCGCCGGCTCGGCCTGACCGGAGCACTGGGAACGATTGCAGAAACGCGTGACGGGGTCTATACAGGGCGTTTGGTCGGCGATATCTTGCATGGTCCGGCGAAGGCGGAGGCGGTCCGCGCGCTGGCGGCGCACGAGGGGCTTCACCTGGCCGATTGTGCGGCCTACTCGGATTCGGTCAACGATCTGCCGATGCTCGAGTTGGTGGGCCATCCGTGCGCGATCAACCCCGATTCCAGGCTCCGCCGGCATGCCGAAGTGGCGGGCTGGAAGGTGCGCGATTATCGGACCGGACGGAAGGCGGCACGCCGCGCGCTGTTGACAGCGGGTGCTTCAGGCGTAACGCTCGGTGCTGTCTCAGCCGCTGTGGCCATACGCGGCAGTGTCTTACAAAGACGTGTCAGACGCAGACGTGTCAGTTGAACGGGGAGAGAACTTGACGACGCCGGAGCCAAGCCCGGACGGGATGAGACGCGCAGAGCTCGTCGATCGCGCCCAGGCAGGGGACGTCGGTGCGTTCGGCGAGCTGTACGACGAGTACTCGCTGACCGTGTATCGCTACATCTACGCCCGGGTGTCGTCATCGGCGCTCGCGGAGGACCTGACCAGCGAGACGTTCGTCCGGGCGCTGCGCGCGCTGGACTCGTTCCGCTGGCAGGGCCGGGACTTCGGCGCCTGGCTGGTGACGATCGCCCGGAACCTGATCACCGACCACTACAAGTCGGGCCGGGTCCGGCTCGAGGTGGTCACCGACGAGATCGAGACGCACGACCGGCAGACCGAGGGGCCGGAGGTCGATGTACTGGCCGCAGCCACCGCGGAGGTCCTGCGAGACGCTGTGGCGGCGCTGCCCGAGGAGCAGCGCGACTGCCTGACGATGCGATTCTTCGCCGGTCTTTCGATCGCGGAGACGGCCAAGGCGCTGGAGAAATCCGAGGGCGCCGTCAAGCAACTGCAACTGAGGGCCGTCCGGCACTTGGCGAAGGTTATCCCCAAGGACTTGAGGTGAGGAGGATGACAACGAATGTCTTTCGTAACCCGTCAGGGAGTTTCCTCGTTTGCCTGTGTGAGGACCTTTCGGTGACCCCGATCGGCCATTGAGGAGAACGAGAACTCATGAGTGACCTACACAGGGCTCGAGCGCGCGCGGAGACCTTCGCGCACGCCGTCGATCACGGGCCCCGTCACTCTTCGCGACTGAGCGATGACCCTGAGCTGATGGATGCTGTGGAGCTGGTCGGACGGCTGAGGACCGCCGGCGCAGTGACACCGCGACCGGAGTTCGCTGCCGAGCTGAGGCACCGCCTCCTCGAGCAGGCCGCGGCGCGAGCCGCGACGAACACTCCGACCGTGGTACCCAGCATTCCGGAGAACTCGGACGATCCGCCCGAGCGCGAGGACGACGACGCGTCCGTGACAGATATCCGCCATCGTCACGGCCGGCGGATCCGGCTGGTGGCCAGTACCGCCGCGCTGGTCCTGCTCGGAGGTGGCATCGGTTCTGCCGCCGCCGCTCAGCAGGCGATGCCCGGCGACGCGCTGTACGGGATGAAGCGCGGCATCGAGAACGTCTCCACCAACGTCAGCGTCGGGGACGACTCCCGGGGCCGGCGCGAGCTCGAGCACGCGAAGACCCGACTC
This region includes:
- a CDS encoding redox-sensing transcriptional repressor Rex — encoded protein: MTPARSRRPGAPTRTERGIPEATVARLPVYLRALTALSDSGIATASSEDLATAAGVNSAKLRKDLSYLGSYGTRGVGYDVEYLRYQIAREIGVTQDWAVVIVGIGNLGHALANYSGFGTRGFRIVALLDADPNLVGEQIGDMIVRDFAELEEIVAADRVSIGVITTPAGPAQEVCDRLVSAGVTSILNFAPVVLTVPTGVDIRKVDLSIELQILAYHEQRKSGEAALPEVPELPAMNGVVTDLPSVGGGVGA
- a CDS encoding glutaredoxin family protein is translated as MSADRVTLYGKPGCHLCDDARAIVTQVCAELGVGWNEIDITQDEQLFKEYGEQIPVTFVDGRQHDFWRVDPVRLKRALTT
- a CDS encoding class I adenylate-forming enzyme family protein, coding for MNFNFADVLRDTAQRHGERPALVDGDRRLTWSQLDAAVDAAARGYSAAGLVPGYRVVLLMANSIEFVTSYLGCLRAGLVAVPLNTGLTKGEISNVIAHSGARLAVADGDLADKAEGIRVVRAGELNGHAPLTPQTDPEALAVLLYTSGTSGDPRAAMLTHRALGANVRNLADLGEDRMGPEDVVLCVLPMFHAFGLNAVLGWAVATGAQLIIEARFDSTATIDLVRRYAVTRLPLAPPALNAFIARPDLKEALGTVKVVLTGASTLDRGLADRFEQASGLFVHQGYGLTEASPGVTTTLGEHNPKPGSVGRPLPGVDLRIADEQGEEVEGDDPGEILIRGKNLFSGYWPDGVDGPDGEGWYRTGDVGFLDADGDLFLVDRLRELIIVSGFNVFPSEVEEVLVQAPGVREAAVIGVPSDDTGEAVKAFVVPETGAALDPAEIGEYAGTRLARFKCPVEIEVVDHLPHSVTGKVAKGRLREADR
- a CDS encoding HAD family hydrolase, encoding MTRPTTRDLRARSVLAGEASAAAAELEAALQTPPVTHAAAFFDLDNTMLQGASVYHLARGLYRRKFFTGAEIARKAVDQLRFRLQGETPESVANARSSALSFIAGHRVAEVQILVEEIFDELMADKIWPGTKAFAQQHLDAGERVWLVTASPVEVARLMARRLGLTGALGTIAETRDGVYTGRLVGDILHGPAKAEAVRALAAHEGLHLADCAAYSDSVNDLPMLELVGHPCAINPDSRLRRHAEVAGWKVRDYRTGRKAARRALLTAGASGVTLGAVSAAVAIRGSVLQRRVRRRRVS
- a CDS encoding sigma-70 family RNA polymerase sigma factor, whose amino-acid sequence is MRRAELVDRAQAGDVGAFGELYDEYSLTVYRYIYARVSSSALAEDLTSETFVRALRALDSFRWQGRDFGAWLVTIARNLITDHYKSGRVRLEVVTDEIETHDRQTEGPEVDVLAAATAEVLRDAVAALPEEQRDCLTMRFFAGLSIAETAKALEKSEGAVKQLQLRAVRHLAKVIPKDLR